The following proteins come from a genomic window of Elusimicrobiota bacterium:
- the trpB gene encoding tryptophan synthase subunit beta, translating into MKLKDLPDRRGYFGAYGGRWVPETLMAPLAELEAAFRRFRRDPAFRAELDGLLRRFAGRPTPLLLAKNLTTRLRGPRIYLKREDLCHTGAHKVNNTLGQTLLAKRLGKRRVIAETGAGQHGVGTATACALLGMDCEVYMGAEDMKRQALNVLRMRSMGAKVIPVLSGSRTLKDAVNEAMRDWVTNVRTTFYCLGSVVGPHPYPWMVREFQSVIGREALRQHRAAEGRDPDALVACVGGGSNAIGLFAPFYNLPKVKFFGVEAGGDGLSTGRHSATLCTGSPGVLHGARTYLMQDADGQVLETHSISAGLDYPAVGPEHAFYKDSGRATYVAATDREALAGFRLLSEAEGIAPALESAHALGFLPRLARRMGARQTVVLCLSGRGDKDMEQIGQNLKDLANPPAQ; encoded by the coding sequence ATGAAGCTCAAAGACCTTCCCGATCGCCGCGGGTATTTCGGCGCCTACGGGGGCCGGTGGGTCCCCGAAACCTTGATGGCGCCCCTGGCCGAGTTGGAAGCGGCCTTCCGTCGTTTTCGGCGGGACCCCGCGTTCCGAGCGGAATTGGATGGGTTGTTGCGGCGCTTCGCCGGCCGGCCCACGCCGTTGCTGCTCGCAAAAAACCTGACGACCCGTTTGCGCGGTCCCCGGATTTATTTGAAGCGCGAGGATCTCTGCCACACCGGGGCCCACAAGGTCAACAACACCCTGGGGCAAACCCTGCTCGCCAAGCGACTGGGCAAGCGGCGCGTGATCGCCGAGACCGGCGCGGGGCAGCACGGTGTCGGAACGGCAACGGCCTGTGCGCTTTTGGGGATGGACTGCGAGGTGTACATGGGCGCCGAGGACATGAAGCGCCAGGCCCTCAACGTGTTACGCATGCGCAGCATGGGCGCCAAAGTCATCCCCGTTCTGTCGGGGTCCCGCACTTTGAAAGACGCGGTGAACGAGGCCATGCGCGATTGGGTGACCAACGTGCGCACGACGTTTTACTGCCTGGGCTCCGTCGTCGGGCCCCACCCGTACCCGTGGATGGTGCGCGAATTTCAAAGCGTGATCGGCCGCGAGGCGTTGCGCCAACACCGGGCCGCCGAAGGCCGCGACCCCGACGCCCTCGTGGCCTGCGTGGGGGGGGGGTCGAACGCCATCGGCCTTTTCGCCCCGTTTTACAACTTGCCGAAGGTTAAGTTTTTCGGGGTCGAGGCCGGGGGCGACGGGCTGTCCACCGGTCGCCATTCCGCGACCTTGTGCACGGGTTCGCCCGGGGTGTTGCACGGCGCGCGCACGTATTTGATGCAGGACGCCGACGGCCAGGTTCTGGAGACGCATTCGATTTCGGCCGGGTTGGACTACCCCGCGGTGGGGCCGGAGCACGCCTTTTACAAGGATTCCGGTCGCGCCACCTATGTCGCCGCGACGGACAGGGAGGCTCTGGCGGGTTTTCGCCTCCTTAGCGAAGCCGAGGGCATCGCCCCCGCCCTGGAATCCGCCCACGCCCTGGGGTTCCTTCCCCGGTTGGCCCGTCGGATGGGCGCTCGGCAGACGGTCGTCCTTTGTCTCTCCGGTCGCGGCGACAAAGACATGGAACAGATCGGCCAAAACCTTAAGGACCTCGCCAACCCACCCGCCCAATAA